In one Sebastes umbrosus isolate fSebUmb1 chromosome 13, fSebUmb1.pri, whole genome shotgun sequence genomic region, the following are encoded:
- the fundc1 gene encoding FUN14 domain-containing protein 1 isoform X1 has product MLTLLSGLRTLLKLEEEIYDKVVDLTEYAKRQRWWNRMFGKNSGPLAEKYSVATQLAIGGVSGWCAGYLFQKVGKVAATSVGGGLLLLQIANNSGYIQVDWKRVEKDVNKAKKQIKKGTNQAGPELNTFVEKSQVFVKKNIVVTSGFIGGFLLGLAS; this is encoded by the exons ATGCTAACTTTACTGTCAGGCCTGAGAACTTTACTAA AGCTGGAAGAGGAGATTTACGACAAGGTCGTGGATCTGACAGAATATGCCAAACGACAGAGATGGTGGAACCGGATGTTCGGGAAGAACTCCGGCCCTTTAGCAGAGAAATACTCTGTGGCCACTCAGTTAGCCATAGGGGGAGTCAGTGGATG GTGTGCAGGGTATCTCTTCCAGAAGGTCGGAAAAGTTGCTGCTACATCTGTAGGAGGAGGTCTTCTGCTTTTACAG ATAGCCAACAATAGTGGCTATATCCAAGTGGACTGGAAGAGAGTAGAGAAGGATGTCAACAAAGCTAAGAAGCAAATAAAGAAGGGCACCAACCAAGCAGGTCCAGAGTTAAACACATTTGTTGAGAAG TCCCAAGTGTTTGTGAAGAAAAACATTGTCGTCACAAGCGGTTTCATTGGAGGATTCCTGCTTGGCCTGGCATCTTAG
- the fundc1 gene encoding FUN14 domain-containing protein 1 isoform X2 gives MANRDKELEEEIYDKVVDLTEYAKRQRWWNRMFGKNSGPLAEKYSVATQLAIGGVSGWCAGYLFQKVGKVAATSVGGGLLLLQIANNSGYIQVDWKRVEKDVNKAKKQIKKGTNQAGPELNTFVEKSQVFVKKNIVVTSGFIGGFLLGLAS, from the exons ATGGCGAACCGCGACAAGG AGCTGGAAGAGGAGATTTACGACAAGGTCGTGGATCTGACAGAATATGCCAAACGACAGAGATGGTGGAACCGGATGTTCGGGAAGAACTCCGGCCCTTTAGCAGAGAAATACTCTGTGGCCACTCAGTTAGCCATAGGGGGAGTCAGTGGATG GTGTGCAGGGTATCTCTTCCAGAAGGTCGGAAAAGTTGCTGCTACATCTGTAGGAGGAGGTCTTCTGCTTTTACAG ATAGCCAACAATAGTGGCTATATCCAAGTGGACTGGAAGAGAGTAGAGAAGGATGTCAACAAAGCTAAGAAGCAAATAAAGAAGGGCACCAACCAAGCAGGTCCAGAGTTAAACACATTTGTTGAGAAG TCCCAAGTGTTTGTGAAGAAAAACATTGTCGTCACAAGCGGTTTCATTGGAGGATTCCTGCTTGGCCTGGCATCTTAG